DNA from Campylobacter concisus:
GACCTATAAAAGATGGCGACAAGGTTGATCTGGAGCTTAAATTTAGCAACGGCGAGAGCATCAAGCTTGATAATATCGGAGTAACCAAAAACTTTAAATAATGAAAAAAATTCTAATCATTTTTTCACTCATATTTATCGTAGCAGGTGCTTTTTGGATAGGTCATAAATTTATGGTCAGCAAAGAGGATCCGCCTGAATTTGCCGATGTAAATACATCGCTTGATCCTCTAAAATGCGATCTAAACAAAGATGCTTGCGAGGTGAAATTTAATGGCGTTAAGCTAAAGATAGACATCTCGCCAAGACCGATCTTTGCGATGAGGCCGTTTAGCTTTAAGATCATTAATGGCAAAAATTTAGGGCTAAAAGATCCAAACCTTGTAATCGATGGCATAAACATGAACATGGGTTCTATAAAGGCAAGGCTTGATCAAAGAGGCGATAATCTAATAGCGCAAGTCGTGTTAAGTGCTTGCGTGGTCGATCTTATGAGGTATAGGTTTAAGCTGCTTGATGGCGAAAAAGATACTGGGTTTTTTGTCGATCTCGATCTAAAAATGTAAGGGCAAATGATGAAAAAGACACTTTGGGGCTTAATAATAATCTTAATATGCGCAGGTCTTGCGATGCTTTTTATAAAGCCAAACAAGTATGATTTTAAGGCGCTTTCAGAGCATGGCGAAGTGAGTCTTAAAAACTATAACGGCAAGTATAAAGCGATATATTTTGGTTATCTTTACTGCCCCGATGTCTGCCCTACTACGCTCTCTCTTGTGGGCGATGAGCTAAATAAACTAAAAAGAGACGACTTTGAGCTACTTTTCATCACTCTTGATCCTGATCGTGACACGCCCGAAAATTTAACCCTAATGGCAAAAAATTTCTACAAAGATGCAGACGGACTAAAGATGAATGATCTACCAAAAGTTGCTAAAAACTACGGCGTAAAATACCAAAAAGTGCATCTTAAAAACTCTGCTATGGGCTACTCTGTCGCTCACAGCTCTGCTATCTATCTGCTAGATAAAGATGGGAATTTCTACAGCGAAATTTCAAATTTAACTAGTGAAAATATCAGAGAAAATCTTTTAAATTTGATAAAAGATAGACCTTAAATTTATCTTTTAGATCAAAACTTCTTATTTTTAAAGAAAAACTTCTTAAACAGCTATACAATTCTTTTTAAACTAGCCGATATAAAATTCAAATCATTATGTAAAGGAATTCGTGTGAAGTCAATCACCAATAAAATAGCACTAATGCTAATAGTTGCTCTATGTATTTCGTTTGTGGCTATGTCAGCTGTTAGTTACTACACTGCTCAAAACAAAACCATCGAGCTAGTCACACAAGCTCAACGTCAAATTCTAAAAGATGTTAAAAATGCAATGGATACATTTTTTAATAACAATCTTCATATCGTGGATAGCATGTCCTCTATCTTGTCAAAGCTAGACGAAAACCGCAACGGCATCGACGCCATCTTAGCTCAAGCCAAATCGATGTCA
Protein-coding regions in this window:
- a CDS encoding SCO family protein gives rise to the protein MKKTLWGLIIILICAGLAMLFIKPNKYDFKALSEHGEVSLKNYNGKYKAIYFGYLYCPDVCPTTLSLVGDELNKLKRDDFELLFITLDPDRDTPENLTLMAKNFYKDADGLKMNDLPKVAKNYGVKYQKVHLKNSAMGYSVAHSSAIYLLDKDGNFYSEISNLTSENIRENLLNLIKDRP